The genome window GCGGGCTTGGTTCCAGTTGGTCGAGCGGGATCAGGCGGATGTCGGCAGCGCCGTCAGGCGTTGCCGTTCCGGCGGCTTCGGTCTTCTTCGCGGAGGCGGGTTTCGGGCGGGTTGTGGTCTTGGCCATGGTCAGGGTCCTTGTCACGCCGGACCCGGAAGAGGCTCTCTCTATCCTTTCAAGCCCGGCATCCGGGCTTCCCTTTCTCTGGCTCTTTTTTGAGGTAATTGGGCAGGTATGAACTGATGCGGTGGATGCACCCACCCCAACGGCATCTCGTATGCCATGATGGTCTCATCGGGCGCTCGAAACCGCCGATCCCGGCAGGGGGTAACAGGGATCGTTCTGTCCTTCCCTGTCACCCAGTTCGATCAGGCGGCCTTCACCAGTGCGAAACCGATGTCCGCGCCATGGCCCAGCCCATAGCCGAGCTGGATCATCATCTCTGCCATCGGTTCGAGATATCGGGCGTTGCCCAGAGGCCCGCTTTCGATGGCCACCATGCCCACATCCTCGACAAAAGCGACGACCTGCGCGCGTGCATCGGCATCGTCCCCGGCGACATAAACCGGAACCGGGGCGTCCTTACCGCTCGCCTGGTTCTTCAGTAGGTCGGCAAAAACGGTGTTGAACGCCTTGACGACCCTTGTGCCGGGGACAAGCGCCGCCAGCGTCTCGCCCGCGGAACTCTCGTGCCCGACTGTGAGGCTCATGTAGTCGGGTGCCAGCGGGTTGGTCACGTCGATGAGCAGCTTGCCGTCAAGCGCGTCACAAACGCCCGTATTCGACAGCAGTGCTTTTGCCGGCTCAAAGTGCAGGGCGAGCACGACCAGATCGGCGTCCTTGATTGCGGTCGCAGCATTGCCGTCCTGACCGACGACAGTCACTTCATGCCCTGCTTTGCGGCTCAGTTCCGCAAGCGGTGCGCCCATGTTGCCGCGCCCCAGAATTGTTATCTTCATCACATGTCTCCTGTTTCGATGGTGATGATGGCTATCTAGCAACGAGTGCCTTGGCGGACTTTCCATTATGTGACAAAGAATACTGATTCCATGCCAAAAGCTGACGGACCATGAAAACGCGGATCGACCCAGACCAAACACCGATGCCGCTTTTTGCATTGAAGGAGCGGTACGCGCACATCCATGTGCCGTTTCACAGGCATCGCCGCGCACAGCTCATCCATGTGAACGACGGCACGCTCACCGTCGCCACGCGGGATCGCCGTTGGGTCATTCCCCCGCAACGGGGCGTCTGGATTGCACCCGGCGTGGACCATCGGATCGCATCTTCCATGCCTTTCACGCTGACGACCTGCTACATCGAACCTGACCGTTTCGATGTTCCTGCGCAGGGGATCGTTGCTGTCGATGCGCTGACGCACGCCTTGTTGCCCGAAGTAGCTGACCTTGGCGCGAACTGGAACACGCCGGACGCCGAGCGGCTGGTTGCAGTGCTCTTCGATCGGTTAGCGATGTTGCCAACTCCGGGATGTGGCCTGCCGCTTGCGTCGGACGGGCCTTTAAAACGGTTGACTGACATTCTGTTGAACGACCCGGCAAGCCAGGAATCACTGTCGGCCCTAGCACCCCGCGCAGGCCTGAGCGAACGGACGGCCACACGATATTTCCTGACCAGGCTTGGGATTTCCTTCGGCGCCTGGCGTCGTCAGTTGCGCCTCCAGACTGCACTGGCGCAACTGGGGGCCGGAGCCACCGTCACGGTAGTTGCGTTCGATGTCGGCTACAGAGACGTGTCATCCTTCATAACGGCGTTCCGCGCCGAATACGGAAGCTCACCGGGACGGATGTTTAGGAGGAAGCTGTCTGACAATGTGAAAGGCTAAACGCTAGGAAGTGTGAGCTAATGGGATGAACTGCCTTCCCGCCAAACCGCTGCTACTGTGGCGGGTATAGGTGGAGAGAGGAGCATCTGATGGACATCAAGGTTTTGGGAATA of Puniceibacterium sp. IMCC21224 contains these proteins:
- a CDS encoding helix-turn-helix domain-containing protein, encoding MKTRIDPDQTPMPLFALKERYAHIHVPFHRHRRAQLIHVNDGTLTVATRDRRWVIPPQRGVWIAPGVDHRIASSMPFTLTTCYIEPDRFDVPAQGIVAVDALTHALLPEVADLGANWNTPDAERLVAVLFDRLAMLPTPGCGLPLASDGPLKRLTDILLNDPASQESLSALAPRAGLSERTATRYFLTRLGISFGAWRRQLRLQTALAQLGAGATVTVVAFDVGYRDVSSFITAFRAEYGSSPGRMFRRKLSDNVKG
- a CDS encoding NADPH-dependent F420 reductase — translated: MKITILGRGNMGAPLAELSRKAGHEVTVVGQDGNAATAIKDADLVVLALHFEPAKALLSNTGVCDALDGKLLIDVTNPLAPDYMSLTVGHESSAGETLAALVPGTRVVKAFNTVFADLLKNQASGKDAPVPVYVAGDDADARAQVVAFVEDVGMVAIESGPLGNARYLEPMAEMMIQLGYGLGHGADIGFALVKAA